GCCTCCTCCGGGCATAGAACCCAATCCGGCAGATTTAAGAGTCTGCAAAATCTTAGCAATGGATAGGCCGGATATTTTGGCAAAGTGACATATTTCAACACCTGTAAAGGCTTTAAGGTGAAGGTGGGGAAATGTTTCGTGTAAAGTTTTAATAATATCTACATAATATTCGAAAGGCCACTTGGGGTGTAAACCACTTACAATATGAAGTTCTCTAAGCTTCTCATCTTTCGCCGCATGCTTGGCTATCGACAATATTTTTTCTTTGGTCATTGCATAAGCCTTGGAACTTGTGTCATCACAGCCGAATGCACAAAACTTACAGCGCGCGGTGCAGATATTCGTCAAATTGATGTGCCGATTGATATTGAAATATACATAATCACCGGCAAGACGTTGTCTGGCCAAATTGGCTAAGTATCCAAGCCAGGCTAGATCGTTACAGGCGGCTAAAGCCAATCCTTCCTCTCGGCTTAAGCGAGTTCCTGTTGTTACTTTATCAGCAATATCATCATACGATGTATTTCGGGTTTTATTAGCCAATCTTCGGACACTCCCTTTCGCGCATAATTTCGCTAGTAATGCTATTTTTCCTGCTTATTTGATCTATATTAATAGATAATAGAGTTCCGGTGATTGTTTGATAATGATGGATTATGCGGGAATTCATTGACCGCGGGAAATGTTAGGTAATAATTAGGTAGTGGAGGAGGATGACAATACTTTGCCAACAAAACTAATCTCGATTGTAGTACCGGTATTTAATGAACAGGACAATGTCGATAATTTCTACCGGGAAGTCATGAAAGTAATGGAACCGCTGCCGTATAAACTCGAATTAATTTTTATTGACGATGGTTCCTATGATGCCACGCCGGCGATTTTAGACCGGCTTGTGCATCAGGATAAAAGGGTAAGGGCCTTGATTCTGGCCCGCAATTTTGGTCATCAGGTAGCTTTAACATGCGGCTTGGATCATGCGGCAGGAGATGCTGTTATTACCATGGATGGCGATATGCAGCATCCGCCTGAAATGTTGCCTCTTCTCGTATCCAAGTGGGAAGAGGGTTTTGAAGTGGTACAGACAATTCGCATTAACACGGAAGGAGTCTCTTGGTTTAAAAGTTTTACATCCGGGATTTATTACAAATTAATGAATGCCATGTCCAATGTGAGGATAAGCGCGGGAGGGTCGGATTTCCGCTTATTGGACAAGCAGGTAGTAGAAAGCTTTCGTCGTTTCAACGAAAGAGCCAGGTTTATCAGAGGCATGATCAGCGCTATCGGCTATCGCCAAACCAAGCTTGAATTTGTTGCCCCGAAACGATTTGCCGGACAATCTAAATTTTCGCTTCAAAAAATGCTGCATTTCGCATTAGACGGTATTACTGCCTATTCTAAGACGCCCTTGCGTTTTGCGTTTTATATCGGCGTATTGCTAGGTCTGATTAGCGTTGGGCTTACTTTGCACGTATTATATATCAAACTGTTTACCGATGAGGCAGTTCCCGGCTGGGCAACTATTTCGGCCAGTATATTGCTATTAGGCGGATTACAACTGGTTGGACTGGGAATCATAGGTGAATATGTCGGGCGCATATTTGAAGAGGTGAAACAACGTCCTCTCTATTGGCTGAGGGCGGATCTTAGACAAACAAGCGACAAACAAGAATAATTTGTAAATTTTTTTTTGATTCCGGCAGGATTTTTGACAATTAGACCGAAAAAATATCAATGGAATGTTTAAAGAGCGTTTAAAAAGCCGAATCCAGCTCAGGTACGGGGGAACCAAAGTTTGGGGTGAAACTTGCGATTTTAGCAATCGCGCGTAGGGTGCCTGCAACCCTAACCCGTCAGCTAACCTCGGAGGCAGCGAGAGGAGAAGATAATTGCATAAGGTTTTTGGGTTCATTGTTTTTTGTTTTTTCTTTGGGGCTATTTCTTTTGCCCATGCTGCCGGCACATACCAAAGTGGTGACCAAGGACCCGAAGTTGCCGCAATTCAGACCCAGTTAAATAATTTAGGCTATAAAGCGGGTAATGTGGATGGAGATTTTGGGGAGTTGACCACCAATGCTGTTAAAGCTTTTCAGAAGGCACGGGGAATAGAAGCGGATGGCATTGTCAGCGCAGAAACCTATCGAGCCCTTATAGGGCGTGAAATGCCGGTGAGTCGTGGGGATGGTTCCACCTCGGGGTTGCGCCGTGTCGTTCAAACAGCTTTACGTTATGTTGGGGTGCCGTATGCTTTTGGCGGGACGACTCCTAACGGATTTGATTGTTCAGGGTTTGCCCGGTTTGTTTTCGCCCAAATCGGTATATATCTGCCACGGATGGCTGATGAACAGTTTGCGATTGGCCGCACTGTATCTTACCAAAACCTTCAGCCGGGCGACATGGTTTATTTTTCCACCTATACTTCTGGACCGTCGCATAGCGGCATTTATATAGGAGAGGGAAAGTTCATAAGTGCTACCACCAGCCGTGGTGTGGCGATTGACAGCCTGGACAGCAGTTACTGGG
This window of the Methylomusa anaerophila genome carries:
- a CDS encoding glycosyltransferase family 2 protein; its protein translation is MPTKLISIVVPVFNEQDNVDNFYREVMKVMEPLPYKLELIFIDDGSYDATPAILDRLVHQDKRVRALILARNFGHQVALTCGLDHAAGDAVITMDGDMQHPPEMLPLLVSKWEEGFEVVQTIRINTEGVSWFKSFTSGIYYKLMNAMSNVRISAGGSDFRLLDKQVVESFRRFNERARFIRGMISAIGYRQTKLEFVAPKRFAGQSKFSLQKMLHFALDGITAYSKTPLRFAFYIGVLLGLISVGLTLHVLYIKLFTDEAVPGWATISASILLLGGLQLVGLGIIGEYVGRIFEEVKQRPLYWLRADLRQTSDKQE
- a CDS encoding C40 family peptidase, whose translation is MSFAHAAGTYQSGDQGPEVAAIQTQLNNLGYKAGNVDGDFGELTTNAVKAFQKARGIEADGIVSAETYRALIGREMPVSRGDGSTSGLRRVVQTALRYVGVPYAFGGTTPNGFDCSGFARFVFAQIGIYLPRMADEQFAIGRTVSYQNLQPGDMVYFSTYTSGPSHSGIYIGEGKFISATTSRGVAIDSLDSSYWGPRYVGARRVM